In Mucilaginibacter boryungensis, a single window of DNA contains:
- a CDS encoding MerR family transcriptional regulator, whose product MPYKEREINKMYYTMGEVSAMFDVNQSLIRYYEREFDILQPKKNKKGNRYFTPEDVENLKIIFHLIRDKGYTLAGAKEHLKQSGDETKETQTMISTLENLKKFLLEVRDQM is encoded by the coding sequence ATGCCTTATAAAGAGCGCGAAATAAATAAGATGTATTATACCATGGGCGAGGTATCGGCCATGTTTGATGTGAACCAATCGCTCATCAGGTACTACGAGCGCGAGTTTGATATTTTACAACCCAAGAAAAATAAAAAAGGCAACCGCTATTTCACCCCAGAGGATGTAGAGAACCTGAAGATCATCTTTCACCTTATCCGCGATAAAGGTTATACGCTGGCCGGCGCTAAAGAACACCTAAAGCAAAGCGGCGACGAAACCAAAGAGACCCAAACCATGATAAGCACCCTGGAAAACCTGAAGAAGTTTTTGCTGGAGGTGCGGGATCAGATGTAA
- a CDS encoding ComEC/Rec2 family competence protein → MLAAHKGEIPFVVLIVPFLIGISLALSFNLAGYQTIIAISFFTLLIGFIALNLLYQLVGLYRYTWVGAVLMHLLILLGGLLCTINYDSRNHATYFEKLPADVLLVKVNSEPQLKNQFLRFTAVAELSSYKGAKRPASGTLLITLIVDSARAHSIGYGDELLIPAKYKPVDGPFNHAEFNYKQYLAHQDIYTQAFLNPRDVVLLNHNAGNPLVAYSLQLRQKLVGQFKTYMHSPEAIAVASTLILGYKAELDNDILQAYSKTGTIHVLSISGAHVAIIFVMIGWLLGFMDRYRYGKIFKAVLTILFIWYYSLLTGLSPAVCRAAVMISLIIIGKTYNRRINTLNILAVSAFAILLFDPFLITDVGFQLSYLAVAALIVFQPIVYRLWDIDNKWLDKLWVFCSASIAIQAITFPLSAYYFHQFPVYFLLTNLFIIIPVEVIMYAGILCLGLAQMGLSVLAKLAGYVLEKSILLMDAGLQFAERSPYASINKIWLTRVEYLLLITALVFLFAILYYKRIVFLKIALICVLVLSISLSFKRIDGLRSNSISFLNLKKYPAILFKQGDRAVLLTNLTDTDKNYRYSIQPYLDSARISELTKLPFNKDVANSFLLKKGNLVCFMNKSLLVLNKDLQYQTFKPQIKMDYLFVTGSPWVSMADVANNYQYQTLIIDADNSNQRLATLQAGQKKNDKKMYVLKRNKSLVIESE, encoded by the coding sequence ATGTTAGCCGCGCATAAAGGCGAAATTCCTTTTGTTGTTTTGATCGTTCCGTTTTTGATTGGGATATCGCTGGCTTTATCTTTTAACCTCGCGGGTTATCAAACTATAATTGCTATTTCCTTTTTTACATTGCTGATTGGCTTCATTGCGCTGAATTTGCTTTACCAACTGGTAGGATTGTACCGCTACACCTGGGTGGGTGCAGTACTAATGCATCTGTTAATATTGCTGGGCGGGTTATTATGTACCATTAATTATGATAGCCGCAACCACGCTACTTATTTTGAAAAATTACCGGCTGATGTGCTGCTGGTGAAAGTGAACAGCGAGCCGCAGCTAAAAAATCAGTTCCTGCGGTTTACTGCCGTGGCCGAACTGAGCAGTTATAAAGGGGCAAAACGCCCTGCAAGCGGCACATTATTGATTACATTGATTGTAGACAGCGCCCGTGCACATAGTATTGGTTACGGTGATGAGTTGTTAATCCCTGCTAAATATAAACCAGTCGATGGCCCTTTTAATCACGCTGAGTTTAACTACAAGCAATACCTGGCGCATCAGGATATTTATACGCAAGCCTTTTTAAATCCGCGCGATGTAGTGTTGCTAAACCACAACGCCGGCAACCCGCTGGTGGCCTATTCGCTGCAATTGCGGCAAAAGCTGGTTGGGCAATTTAAAACTTATATGCATAGTCCCGAGGCCATCGCGGTAGCTTCAACCCTGATACTGGGCTACAAAGCCGAACTGGATAACGATATTTTACAGGCATATTCAAAAACCGGGACTATCCACGTGCTATCGATATCGGGTGCACATGTGGCCATTATTTTTGTAATGATTGGCTGGCTGCTGGGTTTTATGGACAGGTACCGTTACGGCAAAATATTTAAAGCGGTGCTGACTATCCTGTTTATCTGGTATTATTCGTTATTAACCGGCTTATCGCCTGCCGTATGCCGTGCCGCGGTGATGATCAGTTTGATCATTATCGGTAAAACTTACAACCGCCGCATTAATACGCTGAACATTTTAGCTGTATCGGCTTTCGCTATTTTACTGTTCGATCCTTTTTTAATTACAGATGTGGGTTTCCAGTTATCCTATTTAGCTGTTGCCGCGCTTATCGTTTTTCAGCCTATAGTTTATCGCTTATGGGATATTGATAATAAATGGCTGGATAAGTTGTGGGTATTTTGTTCGGCCAGTATCGCTATACAAGCTATTACTTTTCCGCTTAGTGCGTATTACTTTCATCAGTTCCCGGTTTATTTTTTGTTGACCAACTTATTCATTATCATCCCGGTTGAAGTAATTATGTACGCCGGTATCCTTTGTTTGGGATTAGCACAAATGGGTTTATCAGTATTAGCAAAGCTTGCCGGCTATGTGCTGGAGAAAAGTATATTGCTGATGGATGCCGGTTTGCAATTTGCCGAGCGCTCGCCTTATGCTTCGATAAATAAAATATGGTTAACGCGGGTTGAATATCTTTTGTTGATCACTGCGTTAGTATTCCTGTTCGCAATACTATATTATAAACGGATAGTATTCCTCAAGATAGCTTTAATATGTGTACTGGTATTATCAATCAGCTTAAGTTTTAAACGGATCGATGGGTTAAGATCTAACAGTATTTCATTCCTCAACCTTAAGAAATATCCTGCCATATTATTTAAACAGGGTGATAGGGCAGTGTTGCTCACTAACCTAACGGATACTGATAAGAATTACCGTTATTCCATTCAGCCATATTTAGATAGCGCCCGAATAAGTGAACTAACCAAATTACCATTTAATAAGGACGTAGCTAATTCATTTTTGCTGAAAAAAGGTAACCTTGTTTGCTTCATGAATAAAAGTTTGCTGGTGTTGAATAAAGATTTACAATACCAAACATTTAAGCCGCAAATAAAAATGGATTATTTATTCGTTACCGGTAGTCCGTGGGTAAGTATGGCTGATGTTGCGAATAACTATCAGTATCAAACACTTATAATTGATGCTGATAACAGTAACCAGCGTTTAGCCACATTGCAGGCCGGGCAAAAGAAAAATGACAAAAAAATGTACGTGCTGAAACGTAACAAATCGCTGGTTATTGAGTCTGAATGA
- the bioA gene encoding adenosylmethionine--8-amino-7-oxononanoate transaminase — MTLTERDLKVIWHPYTQMQTALPPIPILRGDGALLFDENGKEYIDAVSSWWTNIHGHANKYIAQKVAEQLLQLEHVIFAGFTHQPAVELAERLLTILPNNQAKVFYSDNGSTAVEVAIKMCLQYWHNQGVKRTKVLAFKNAYHGDTFGAMAVSGRSAFTAAFDSLLFEVEFIDLPTAENMKQLKSRISYLRSELACFIFEPLVQGSAGMIMYEAEHLNELIVHCKAEGIFTVDDEVFTGFGRTGKNFACNYLTEQPDIMCFSKGLTGGTMAFGLTTCTQKIYDAFLSTDKMKTLFHGHSYTANPIACAASLASLDIFLSSETEANIQRIVKAHQAFAAKIKDHAKIKTIRQTGTILAMEWQTGEDTNYFSSLRDRLYKYFLDAGIILRPLGNVIYILPPYCITDAQLNYIYSKITDALEEI, encoded by the coding sequence ATGACATTGACCGAACGCGACCTTAAAGTAATCTGGCACCCGTATACACAAATGCAGACAGCCTTGCCCCCTATACCTATTTTAAGAGGCGATGGCGCACTGCTGTTTGATGAGAATGGCAAGGAATATATTGATGCCGTATCATCATGGTGGACCAATATCCATGGACATGCTAATAAATATATCGCACAAAAAGTAGCCGAGCAATTACTGCAACTGGAGCACGTAATATTTGCTGGATTTACCCACCAGCCGGCGGTCGAACTGGCCGAGCGGTTACTGACCATTCTACCCAATAATCAGGCTAAGGTATTTTATTCAGACAATGGATCGACCGCCGTTGAAGTAGCCATAAAAATGTGCCTGCAATACTGGCACAACCAGGGTGTAAAGCGTACCAAAGTACTGGCATTTAAAAACGCGTATCACGGCGATACATTTGGTGCAATGGCGGTAAGCGGTCGCAGCGCCTTTACCGCGGCATTTGACAGCTTATTGTTTGAGGTGGAATTTATCGATCTGCCTACTGCCGAAAACATGAAACAGCTAAAATCGCGTATATCTTATCTGCGCAGTGAACTGGCCTGCTTTATTTTTGAACCGTTGGTGCAGGGTTCGGCAGGGATGATCATGTATGAAGCAGAACATTTGAACGAACTGATAGTGCATTGCAAAGCCGAAGGCATTTTTACTGTTGATGATGAAGTGTTCACCGGCTTCGGGCGCACGGGTAAAAACTTCGCTTGCAATTACCTTACCGAACAGCCTGATATCATGTGCTTTTCAAAAGGACTTACCGGCGGCACTATGGCATTTGGCCTGACTACCTGTACGCAAAAAATTTACGATGCTTTTTTATCAACCGATAAAATGAAAACGCTTTTTCACGGGCACTCTTATACGGCCAACCCTATTGCCTGTGCGGCATCGCTGGCCAGTTTAGATATTTTTTTATCGTCCGAAACGGAAGCTAACATCCAACGTATTGTTAAAGCGCACCAGGCGTTCGCAGCTAAAATTAAAGATCACGCCAAAATAAAAACCATCCGGCAAACAGGTACCATACTGGCTATGGAATGGCAAACCGGCGAGGATACCAACTATTTCAGTTCGCTGCGCGACAGGCTTTATAAATACTTTCTGGATGCGGGCATTATACTGCGCCCGCTGGGTAATGTGATCTATATTTTACCGCCATATTGCATTACTGATGCACAGCTAAACTATATTTACAGCAAAATTACTGACGCTTTAGAGGAGATATGA
- a CDS encoding DUF4412 domain-containing protein, whose translation MKLKLLSVAAGIALLAGSMEAKAQKVYKEGVITYTATSSRGSLDVKTSFKADSSVTVQQSGPAKISIITQGVGDYLAILVDVPVANMKKAAIATPAELEEGKSQLPALTFTPGTETKVIAGLNCKKVAVKDDKGDSFDVWVTNDISVPANGMSQLYAKAGGFPVQFTTFQMGQKVDVAFKSISDEKVPAGTFSIPAGFDRISLTDLKSLGGNR comes from the coding sequence ATGAAATTAAAACTATTATCAGTAGCTGCAGGCATTGCTTTGCTGGCAGGTTCAATGGAAGCGAAAGCTCAAAAAGTGTATAAGGAGGGTGTTATTACGTACACAGCTACATCTTCACGCGGTTCGCTTGATGTAAAAACTTCTTTCAAGGCCGATTCAAGCGTAACCGTTCAGCAATCGGGCCCGGCTAAAATTAGCATCATTACCCAGGGGGTAGGTGATTACCTGGCCATATTGGTAGATGTGCCTGTAGCCAACATGAAAAAAGCTGCAATTGCTACACCTGCGGAACTTGAAGAAGGCAAAAGCCAGTTACCTGCATTAACATTTACACCTGGCACTGAAACTAAAGTTATTGCCGGCTTAAACTGTAAAAAAGTAGCGGTTAAAGATGATAAAGGGGATAGCTTTGACGTATGGGTAACCAACGATATTAGTGTACCAGCTAATGGCATGAGCCAGTTATACGCTAAAGCAGGTGGTTTCCCGGTACAATTTACTACTTTCCAAATGGGGCAAAAAGTTGATGTCGCCTTTAAATCTATCAGTGATGAAAAGGTACCGGCAGGTACATTTAGTATTCCTGCGGGTTTCGACAGGATCAGTCTGACCGATTTAAAATCGCTTGGCGGTAACAGATAA
- a CDS encoding c-type cytochrome: MRSISLILKQFSRSVLLIAGLAVVGFAAHAQGDAAKGEALFKAKCTACHKLDVRMTGPALGPTIQSETDDKWLTKWIQNNQALIAAKDPKALAIYNQYNQAAMTPFPDLSEGDIANIIAYARAWKPAAAPVAGAAGATAADNGPSNMVIFGLIGVIIIAFIIILVLNKAIGSLERLLLKRTGLLTVEEEVTAVEKADRTAKIKELAKNKKFVFFVVLCGVIALSVWQFEVLWNTNVHQGYQPVQPIKYSHELHAGVMKIDCQYCHSGAYKSKNATIPSLNICMNCHKSVKTESPEIHKIYDALGYDPATAKYDSTKARPIQWVRVHNLPDLVYFNHSQHVKVGKIICQTCHGPIQTMKEVYQYSPLTMKWCIQCHKRTDVNYKGNAYYTKMVAVHDMIKRGEKVTAAAMGGIECGKCHY; this comes from the coding sequence ATGAGAAGTATCTCATTGATTCTTAAACAATTTTCCAGGTCGGTTTTACTGATTGCCGGATTGGCAGTAGTGGGCTTTGCTGCCCATGCACAAGGAGATGCGGCTAAAGGTGAGGCATTGTTCAAAGCAAAATGTACAGCCTGTCACAAGCTGGACGTTCGTATGACTGGTCCGGCGCTTGGCCCAACTATTCAATCTGAAACAGATGATAAATGGCTGACCAAATGGATCCAGAACAACCAGGCACTGATTGCAGCTAAAGACCCTAAAGCTTTAGCTATCTATAATCAGTATAACCAGGCAGCAATGACGCCTTTTCCCGACCTGAGTGAAGGTGATATAGCTAATATTATAGCTTATGCCCGCGCTTGGAAACCAGCCGCCGCCCCTGTTGCGGGCGCTGCGGGTGCAACTGCAGCAGATAACGGCCCAAGTAATATGGTAATCTTCGGATTGATCGGGGTTATCATCATTGCCTTTATTATTATCCTGGTATTAAATAAAGCTATTGGCAGCCTAGAGCGTTTACTATTAAAAAGAACAGGTTTATTAACTGTTGAGGAAGAGGTAACCGCGGTTGAAAAAGCTGACCGTACTGCCAAAATTAAGGAACTGGCAAAAAACAAAAAATTTGTATTTTTTGTGGTGCTATGCGGCGTTATCGCTTTATCGGTATGGCAGTTTGAAGTATTGTGGAATACTAACGTTCACCAGGGTTATCAACCGGTACAACCTATCAAATACTCGCACGAGTTACACGCCGGCGTAATGAAAATTGATTGCCAGTATTGCCACTCGGGCGCGTACAAATCTAAAAACGCTACCATCCCGTCATTAAACATCTGTATGAACTGTCACAAATCAGTTAAAACAGAATCACCTGAAATTCATAAAATTTATGATGCATTAGGGTACGATCCGGCCACTGCGAAATATGACAGCACTAAAGCCAGGCCTATTCAGTGGGTGCGTGTACATAATCTGCCTGATCTGGTTTACTTTAACCACTCGCAGCACGTAAAAGTTGGTAAAATTATTTGCCAAACCTGCCACGGCCCAATCCAAACCATGAAAGAGGTGTACCAATATTCGCCGCTTACCATGAAATGGTGTATCCAGTGCCACAAACGCACCGATGTTAATTATAAAGGCAACGCTTATTATACTAAGATGGTGGCTGTGCATGATATGATAAAGAGAGGCGAGAAAGTTACCGCGGCAGCAATGGGCGGTATAGAATGCGGCAAGTGCCACTATTAA
- a CDS encoding cation diffusion facilitator family transporter — protein sequence MNDKKNIILVALIVSVILMAAKFTAYFITGSNFVLTDAAESIVNVIASAFAFYSIYLTSQPRDVNHPYGHGKVEFFSVFIEGILISMAGIGILVKSTYSLFYPNHVHQLLTGAIIIGITGIINGGLGYFMIGKGKSLRSITLEADGRHLVADMVTSGGLVAGLTLIYFTKLLWLDSTLSIGVGLYIVFSGYKLIRRSVSGLMDEADFDIVNNVINILNAKRKPEWIDIHNLRAQKYGAELHIDCHLTLPNYFDLNRVHEEVKLVDELINNEAHIKTEFFIHTDPCLPYCCHYCSMPNCPIRSEAKRVDIPWTMENLTRNKKHFE from the coding sequence TTGAACGACAAGAAAAACATTATCCTGGTAGCGCTTATTGTAAGCGTGATACTGATGGCGGCAAAGTTTACAGCCTACTTCATCACGGGGTCAAATTTTGTGCTAACCGATGCGGCCGAGAGTATTGTGAACGTTATTGCAAGCGCATTCGCTTTTTACAGCATATACCTTACTTCGCAACCCCGCGATGTAAACCACCCCTACGGCCACGGCAAGGTGGAGTTCTTCTCTGTGTTTATTGAAGGCATATTAATTAGCATGGCGGGTATTGGCATATTGGTTAAATCAACCTATAGCCTGTTTTATCCCAACCATGTACATCAACTACTAACGGGTGCTATTATAATAGGTATAACAGGCATTATTAATGGCGGACTGGGTTACTTTATGATAGGCAAGGGCAAAAGCCTCCGTTCTATTACCCTTGAGGCTGATGGCCGGCACCTGGTAGCCGACATGGTGACCAGCGGCGGTTTGGTAGCAGGCTTAACACTAATTTATTTTACCAAATTGCTTTGGCTTGATAGCACCTTATCCATTGGTGTAGGCTTATATATTGTATTTAGTGGATATAAACTGATACGCCGCAGTGTAAGCGGTTTAATGGACGAAGCCGATTTTGATATCGTAAACAATGTGATCAATATCCTTAACGCTAAACGCAAACCTGAATGGATTGACATTCACAATCTGCGCGCACAGAAATATGGGGCGGAACTACATATCGATTGTCACCTGACCTTACCCAATTATTTTGACCTGAACCGGGTGCACGAAGAAGTAAAACTTGTAGATGAACTGATAAATAACGAAGCGCATATTAAAACCGAATTTTTTATCCATACCGACCCTTGCCTGCCGTATTGTTGCCATTACTGTAGCATGCCTAACTGTCCCATCCGGTCGGAAGCCAAACGGGTAGATATCCCCTGGACTATGGAGAACCTTACCCGCAACAAAAAACACTTTGAATAA
- a CDS encoding NUDIX domain-containing protein yields the protein MYNFNVRVYGLLINERDEILLSDEQEYGYRFIKFPGGGLEYGEGLLDGLKREFMEECNAEVDIISHFYTTDFFVKSDFNDSQIISVYYIVKNTSPLDLSFKVIPYDFDEQSDIMQAFRWKKLSELTEDDVTFPTDKHVVKLLNELK from the coding sequence ATGTATAATTTCAACGTAAGGGTATATGGCTTGCTTATAAATGAACGCGACGAAATATTACTGAGCGACGAACAGGAATACGGCTATCGTTTTATCAAATTCCCTGGCGGAGGGCTGGAATATGGTGAAGGATTGCTTGACGGCTTGAAACGGGAGTTTATGGAAGAGTGTAACGCCGAGGTAGATATCATTAGCCATTTTTATACAACCGATTTTTTTGTGAAATCAGACTTCAACGATTCCCAGATCATCAGCGTATATTATATAGTAAAGAATACCTCACCGCTCGACTTATCATTTAAAGTTATTCCGTACGATTTTGATGAACAAAGTGATATTATGCAGGCTTTCCGCTGGAAAAAGTTGAGTGAGTTGACCGAAGATGATGTAACCTTCCCCACAGATAAACATGTGGTGAAATTATTGAATGAATTAAAATGA
- a CDS encoding TAT-variant-translocated molybdopterin oxidoreductase, which produces MDSNKKYWKGLEELNNTPEFVEKNKHEFAEPIPIEDVLSGSGLSAKTPRRDFLKALGFGVGAVTLAACQKVPVHKSIPYLIKPEEVTPGIANYYVSSFEGQPILVKTREGRPIKIEGNPGDILTKGGISAQGQASVLDLYNSGRLKGPEKDGGETTWDAVDSFVKNELAAIKAGGKKIRIISSTVYSPSTLAVINGFIAAFPNTKHINYDSVSYTGIIQANQNSFGKAVVPRYRFDKADVIVSFGADFLGTWVSPEEHTLQYVSNRNAKSLESKKMSRHIQFEAGMSMTGTNADTRVPVKPSQEGLALIALYNELSGTSLPGSGKLDSNVVANAIKVVAKELMAAKGKALVVAGTNDVAAQVLVNAINSLLGSYGTTIDLDTANNKYAGNDAEFTDFIAEMNRGEVDAVFFLNANPAYDYYKQKEFTDALAKVKLKVTFADQKDETAALCSVLAPNHHYLESWGDAQVMEGYYAIVQPTINPVYNTRQAEQSLLHWSDSPVKDYYTFVRNTWDTTIFPKSGMGSGQKAWEALLQTGFVKLADKPAGTYTFSKDLNAVAQTIANASAKLAAGNGQVELALYVNNGVGDGKKANNPWLQEMPDPVSKVTWENFAAVSEKFGRDVLKAEEGDVVEVKVDGYSIKLPLLFQPGQAQGSVSIALGYGRTASGKVGDGVGANAYPFYSFRNGTFQTTGLVTLSLTGEKSPLAQTQTHHSYEGRSVIREASFAAYVKNPAAGSGRGEEKKDYNATSLWDDYDRPQYNWVMAIDLNACTGCGACVVACNAENNVPVVGKDEVRRRREMHWIRIDRYYSFNDNGTTAVTKEDEIVKLQDFDNVSVVHQPMLCQHCDHAPCETVCPVLATVHSSEGLNHMAYNRCIGTRYCANNCPFKVRRFNWFNYWNDSRFENYMQNEYTQLVLNPDVTTRFRGVMEKCSMCIQRIQAGKLKAKMEKRPLKDGEVKVACQQTCTANAIVFGNANDPESEVSKALKSERTYYVLEELNIQPGIGYQVKVRNTNEQVA; this is translated from the coding sequence ATGGACAGCAATAAAAAATACTGGAAAGGTTTAGAAGAACTAAACAACACACCGGAATTTGTTGAGAAAAATAAACACGAATTCGCGGAGCCTATCCCTATTGAGGATGTGCTGAGCGGATCGGGCTTATCAGCTAAAACACCGCGCCGCGACTTTTTAAAAGCGCTGGGCTTTGGTGTTGGCGCAGTTACTTTGGCAGCTTGCCAAAAAGTGCCTGTGCATAAATCTATCCCTTACCTTATTAAACCTGAAGAGGTTACTCCGGGTATAGCCAACTACTATGTTTCCAGCTTTGAAGGCCAGCCTATATTGGTGAAAACCCGTGAAGGCCGTCCTATTAAAATAGAAGGTAACCCGGGCGATATCTTAACCAAAGGGGGTATCAGCGCGCAAGGCCAGGCGTCGGTGCTTGATCTATACAACTCAGGCCGCTTAAAAGGTCCTGAAAAAGATGGGGGTGAAACCACCTGGGATGCAGTTGATTCATTTGTGAAAAATGAACTGGCTGCTATTAAAGCAGGCGGTAAAAAAATACGTATCATATCATCAACTGTATATAGCCCATCAACATTAGCGGTTATTAACGGTTTTATAGCTGCTTTCCCTAACACTAAACATATTAATTACGATTCGGTATCATATACCGGTATTATCCAGGCTAACCAAAATAGCTTTGGTAAAGCTGTTGTACCACGCTACCGTTTTGATAAAGCTGACGTGATTGTAAGCTTCGGCGCCGATTTCCTGGGTACCTGGGTATCGCCTGAAGAACATACACTGCAATACGTATCAAACCGTAACGCAAAATCGCTGGAAAGCAAAAAAATGTCGCGCCACATCCAGTTCGAAGCTGGTATGAGCATGACCGGTACCAATGCCGATACCCGTGTACCTGTAAAACCATCGCAGGAAGGTTTGGCGCTGATAGCTTTATACAACGAACTTTCAGGTACTTCGCTGCCGGGTTCAGGCAAACTGGACAGCAACGTTGTGGCTAACGCTATTAAAGTTGTGGCCAAAGAACTGATGGCTGCCAAAGGCAAAGCCCTGGTAGTTGCCGGTACAAATGATGTTGCCGCGCAGGTATTAGTAAATGCCATCAACTCTTTATTGGGCAGCTACGGTACTACTATCGATCTGGATACTGCTAACAACAAGTATGCAGGTAACGATGCCGAGTTCACTGACTTCATTGCAGAAATGAACAGGGGCGAGGTTGACGCGGTATTTTTCCTGAATGCCAACCCTGCTTACGATTACTATAAGCAAAAGGAATTTACCGACGCGCTGGCTAAAGTAAAACTGAAAGTAACTTTTGCCGATCAGAAAGATGAAACAGCGGCCTTATGCTCTGTTTTAGCACCAAACCATCATTATTTGGAATCATGGGGCGATGCACAGGTAATGGAAGGTTACTACGCTATTGTACAGCCAACCATTAACCCGGTATATAATACCCGCCAGGCTGAACAAAGCTTATTACATTGGAGCGATAGCCCGGTAAAAGATTACTACACTTTTGTACGTAACACCTGGGATACCACTATATTCCCTAAATCAGGGATGGGTTCGGGCCAAAAAGCATGGGAAGCATTATTGCAAACCGGCTTTGTAAAATTGGCTGATAAACCAGCAGGTACTTATACCTTCAGCAAAGACCTGAACGCTGTAGCACAAACTATAGCTAACGCCAGCGCTAAATTAGCCGCCGGTAACGGCCAGGTTGAATTGGCACTGTATGTAAACAACGGTGTTGGCGATGGTAAAAAAGCAAACAATCCATGGTTACAGGAAATGCCTGATCCGGTATCGAAAGTTACGTGGGAAAACTTCGCGGCAGTTTCTGAGAAATTTGGCCGTGATGTATTAAAAGCTGAAGAAGGCGATGTGGTTGAAGTGAAGGTTGACGGTTACAGCATTAAATTGCCGTTATTGTTCCAACCTGGCCAGGCACAAGGTTCTGTATCAATTGCTTTAGGTTATGGCCGTACCGCCAGCGGTAAAGTAGGCGATGGTGTAGGTGCAAATGCTTATCCATTCTACAGCTTCCGCAATGGTACTTTCCAAACCACCGGTTTGGTTACTTTAAGCCTTACAGGTGAAAAATCGCCTTTGGCACAAACACAAACACACCATAGCTATGAAGGCCGTAGCGTTATTCGCGAGGCTTCATTTGCAGCATATGTGAAAAACCCGGCAGCAGGCAGCGGCAGGGGCGAAGAGAAAAAAGATTACAATGCCACCAGCCTTTGGGACGATTACGATCGCCCGCAATACAACTGGGTTATGGCGATAGATTTGAACGCTTGTACTGGTTGCGGTGCCTGCGTGGTAGCTTGTAACGCTGAAAATAACGTACCGGTTGTGGGTAAAGACGAAGTTCGTCGTCGCCGCGAAATGCACTGGATCCGTATCGACCGTTACTACAGCTTTAACGATAACGGCACAACAGCTGTTACCAAAGAAGATGAAATAGTTAAACTGCAGGATTTTGATAACGTATCGGTTGTTCACCAGCCAATGCTTTGCCAGCACTGCGACCATGCACCTTGCGAAACAGTTTGCCCGGTATTGGCCACCGTACACTCAAGCGAAGGCTTGAACCACATGGCTTACAACCGTTGCATAGGTACACGTTACTGTGCTAACAACTGTCCGTTTAAAGTGCGCCGTTTCAACTGGTTCAACTACTGGAACGATTCTCGTTTCGAGAACTACATGCAAAATGAATACACTCAATTAGTATTGAACCCTGATGTTACCACCCGTTTCCGTGGGGTAATGGAAAAATGTTCAATGTGTATCCAGCGTATACAAGCAGGTAAACTGAAAGCCAAAATGGAAAAACGTCCGTTAAAGGATGGTGAAGTAAAAGTGGCCTGTCAGCAAACCTGTACCGCTAACGCGATCGTGTTTGGTAATGCTAACGATCCGGAATCGGAAGTATCAAAAGCGCTGAAAAGCGAACGTACTTACTATGTACTGGAAGAATTGAACATTCAGCCGGGTATTGGTTACCAGGTTAAAGTGAGAAATACAAACGAACAAGTGGCTTAA